A stretch of DNA from Phycisphaerae bacterium:
CCGCCAGGACCGCGGCAAGCGGCTCGCGGGCGTCTTTGTCGTAGTCCAGCGCGGCGGCGAACTGTCCGCCGGTCGTCGGAGACGATTGCTGGGCGAGCATGATGACGAAGACGTAGGTGACCAGAATCGCTCCGGCATAAACGATGACCAGCGCGGCGGCGAGGAATTCCGCGCCGACCAGGACCATAAGACCGGCGGTGCTGAGCACGACGAGGACGAAAAACAGGGCCGAATAGACGGGCCGGGGGTGAGTGACGACGCGGACCGCGCCGCCAAGAGCGAGGAGGGCCAGCAAGCAAAAATAGACATTACGGCCGAATTCGCCGAACAGATTGTTAAGCATGAGGATAAAGCCGCCCATCGCTAAGGCTAATACAGTTGTCGCGAGACCTTTGCGGGATCGCTGGCCCTCTCTGGGCAGCGTCACAAAAATCGCGACGGCTCCGAGGGCGGCGACAGCGTACGCGAGATAGACGAGGGCTTGTTCCACGAAACTCTGCTACTCCGTTCAATACCCCGTAATCGCCGGGTTCTTCCGCGGCTTATCGTCCTTGGTGCGATCGAAGACCATCAGGAGCTTTTCCTTGTCGAAGATCATCTCCTCGCGGGAGCTGCCAACGAGGCTGTATTCCGGCGTCAGCTCGATCGCATCGACCGGGCAGGCCTCTTCGCACATGCCGCAGTAGATGCACCGCAATTCGTCGATGTCGAAGCGGATCGGGTATTTCTCACGATCCGGCCAGGGGCTGTCGGCGCCTTCGATGTGGATGCAGTGTGCCGGACAGGCCGTCTCACACATAAAGCAGGCGACACACGCCACGCGGCCCTGTTCATCGCGATTGAGCCGATGGACGCCGCGATAGTTCTCCTTGCGGAGGATTCGCTTCTGCTCCGGGTATTGCACCACGGTTTGCTCGCGGAGCTTCTGCTTAAACATATGCCGAAGCGTCGTTTTGAGACCCCCGAAGATCTGCGGCAGGTAGAGCCGCTCGTGCATCGTCAATTCCGGCTGATCGACGTAAACGATATCGGTGTCCCGCCAACTTGCGCTAGCCATGTTGCACCCCCCAACGGGCCCGCGCCGGAAGGCTGAGCTGCCGGCCGGTGATCTGCTTTCCGCTCGCCGCACCGACGAAGGCCCCGATGAATAGAATCATCACATTTGCTGGGAGGGCGAACCACTGCGGCCAGCCGGCGTAGAGGATTATTCCCTGCACGGCCACGATCCCCATCGTCATGGGAACCAGACCTTTCCACGCGAGGCGCATGAGCTGATCGAAGCGAAAGCGCGGCAGGGTCCAGCGGACGATCATGTAGACGCAGATGACAAGGAAGACTTTGAACGCGGTCACACCCATCCGGCAGCACATGGCCAGGAACGAGCCGTCATTGTTGAGCCAGTCCCAACCGGGAACGAGATAGCCGCCAAAAAAGATGGCGACCATAAGGGCGCTGGACGTAATCATGTGTGCGTATTCGGCGAGGAAAAACAAGGCCAGCTTCATCGCGCTGTACTCGGTGTGGTAGCCGCCGACGAGTTCCTGCTCGGATTCGGCGAGGTCGAAGGGCATGCGATTGGCCTCGGCGAGGGCGGTGGTGAAGAGGATGAACGCGGCGACCGGATGGTATACGACCGTCCAAACATGGTTGGCCTGGTAGGTGACCATGTCTTCCAGACGGAGGCAGCCGGTCGTGAGGATGGCAGCGAGGATGGCCATACCCATGGGGATTTCGTAGGAGAGCATCTGCGCTGCGGCGCGCATGCCGCCGTAGAAAGAATACTTGTTGTTGCTCGCCCAGCCGCCGAGCACGACCCCATACACGCCGAGCGAGGCGACGGCGACGATGTAGAGCAGGCCGATGTCGATGCTGGCGACCTGGGCCGTCAGGGCCGGGGCGTCAGCCGGCATCCACGACCACCGGAAATTGCCGCCCCAGGGGATGACCGCGAAGCCGATGGTGGCGACGACGAAGATCATCCACGGCGCAAAGAGAAAGAGCGCCCGGTCAACGCTCGCCGGGATGATGTCTTCTTTGAGGAGGAACTTGAGCCCGTCGGCGATGGGCTGAAGCAGGCCGCCGGGGCCGACGCGATTGGGGCCGTAGCGATCCTGAATCCAGGCGGAGATCTTGCGCTCCAACAGAATCGAATACGCCACGGCGCCCATGATGAGCCCGAAGACAACGAGCATCAGGATAATGCTGAAGTTGAATTGGTCGCTCAAGAGATTCTTCATATTCCTATCACGGACGCGTTAATGCGCGTGCTCGGGTAGCGGAGGCGGAACGTGCAGCGTCGCAAACTCCGGCATCGTTAGGGACATCATCTCGCGAATCTTGGCGGCATTGTAAATACCCGTCAGCCCGGCCAGCGTGGCGAGGTATTGACCATCGCGCTGGCAGCCCTCCCGCGGGGCTATCGCCGCCTCAAACGGCTGGATCTTTCCATCCACATTCATGAACGAACCCGACCGCTCGGCCCAGGAGACGCTGGGCACGACGACCGTGGCGGCTTCCGTGACGGGGTTGGGGAAGATGTCCTGGGCGAAGATCAGCGGAATCTTCGCGAGGGCCTTGCCCAAGTCCGGCGTGACCCAATCGGTCGGGTCTCCGCCAGTGATCCACGCGGCCGCGAAGGCGCCCTCCGCGGCCTTTTTGACGAATTCGTCGAAGCCGCACGTAGCACCGCCCGCCGCCGCAAGGATTTTCTCTATGCCGCGGCGGTTGGGGCATTTTTCGGCGCGGATAGTAAAACGTACCGGGCGGCCATTCCCCTTGGGGAACTTTTCGTCTTCGCCATGCACGGGAACCGGCCCCATTGCAAGCGTTGCCTGTGGCGCGACGTCGCGGATGAACTTCGCCAGCAGCCACGCCTCTTCGCAACTCATCCAGGGCGAGAGCAGCGCGCCCACCTTCGCCGCGCCGTCGGTCTTGACGGTCTCGGCGAATCGATAACGCGCAATCTCCGGGAGTTGGCTCCAATCGGGCGACTCAGTCTCGGCGCCGCGGCGGACGGTTAATCGATTCAGGCGTTTCGGGTCATGGACGTACTTCCAGCCGAATCGGCCCTCGTCGCACATCCACCAGTCGTTGACGCCGGGGTTGTATCGGGGTTTCAGCCGCCACACGGTGTTTTCATTTTGATGGATTTCGATCGCGCAGCCTGCGGAGCAGTTTGGACAGATGCTCGGCGTCTCCTTGAGGAACCAGACCCGCTGCTTCATCAGGAAATCTTTGTCGAGCAACGACCCCACGGGGCAGACGTCAACGACATTTCCTTGCAGGGCATTCTCTAACGGGATTCCCGGGAAAACATCGATCTCCGCCCGGCTGCCGCGGTTGACGATGCAGAGTTCGTTTGTGCCGGAAACTTCATCGCAAAACCGCACGCATCGGGAGCACATGACGCATCGATCCTGATAAAGCAGGGTCTTGCTGCCGACGTCCTTTTTGGGGTTCTTGTTCTTGGCTTCGACCATCCGGCTCGCCGCATCGCCGAACTCCAGGCTGTAATCTTGTAGGTAGCATTCGCCGGCCTGATCGCAGACGGGACAGTCGAGCGGGTGATTGATCAGGAAATACTCCATACAGGATCGCTGATTCGCGCGCACGGAGTCCGAATCAAAGCGGACCTCCAGTCCATCCTTAACCGGCGTCTGGCAGCTCGGGAAAAGACGAGGTGCCCAGTCCATTTCCTTGGTTTTGGGGTTCGGCATCTTCATTTCCATCAGGCAGAGGCGGCAGGACGCCACCACGGTCAGGCCGGGATGGAAACAATAAAAAGGAACGTCCCACCCGGCCTCGATGGCGGCCTGCAAGACGGGGATTTTGTCCCTGCAGTCGATGGGTTTACCGTCGATGGTGATCTTGGGCATAGGGCCTTTGACAATACCTCGCCGCTCGCGACGGAACGCCGCAGCGACCGAGATTGTGAAGGTTATCACGAACCTGCCAGAGGTGCAAAACGTGCAGACAAGATTATGCCCCATTGAAATTTAAGAGGTCTGCGGCGATAAACAAGCTTATGATTTTACGAAGACTTACAGCAGTTGGAATCACGCTGTTGGCATGTTGGGCCGAGCTGGGATGCAGGCCCGGCACTCCTGAACCCGAGCGAACGACTACCGCCCCCGCTCCTGTTCGGGAACCAGTGCCGTCGTCATTTCCGGCGGATGCTGAAGTGGTGCCGCTAGACCATCCGACCCCCCAGGTCACTCCGCGCAACCCCGTCCCTGGAAAAGCACAATCTCCTCCAACGCCTGTCTCCCCAGCGCGAGAGTCCCTTCCTAATCGAGGGCCGTCTCCTTCTTCGGCGACCCTCGCCGACATGCCCTTTGAAATACCGCAACTCGAACTGGTCGGCTTGCAGCCCGTTGTGAAGGAATCCATTGACGAGGCCATGATAGCCCTGCGCGGCAGCCCCGCGGACGCCTCCAAGGCCGGCGATCTCGGAATGGTCTTCTTTAACGCCGGTTGCCCCCAGGCGGCGGCCAGCTGTTTCGAATACGCCGCGGGTTTGGAACCGACGGCGATGCGCTGGCGCTATTACCTGGGCCTCTCGCACGTTGCGGTTTACAACTCGTCGGCCGCCGCGGAGGCGTTCGAGCGCGCGCGGGAACTGGATGCGCAATATGCCCCGATCCTGGTGGAATTAGGGGGGCTGCGGCTCAAGTCGGATGTACCGGCGGCTCGCCAACTTTTCCAACAAGCGACAGAGCGAAACCCCCGGGAGCCTCGGGGGCATTTTGGCCTGGGTGAGTGCGCGCGGTTGCGCGGTGATTTTGCGGCCGCGATTCCCCATTATCAAAAGGCCCTCGAACTCTCGCCCACCTATGCGGATGCGCATCAAGCGCTGGCGCAATGTCTGGAGTCGACCGGCAAAAAGACAGAAGCCAGGCGGCATCGCGCCTTTCGGGCCGTCGGCGGCTCGCAGCCATCGGCCGAGGATCCGCTGCTCGTGGAGTTGCTCAGCCGGGCGACGGCGGGATCGCAATTGATCGACTTGGCGAGGGCCCTCACGGAAGCCGGAAAGGTCGCACAAGCCATCGAGACCTTGGAAACCGTCGTGGCCAAGGACGGTTCCGACATGATCGCCCGTGGGGCCCTGGGGCTCCTGCTGGACTTGACCGGCCAGCAACGCGAGGCCGTTCAACAGTTTCGCGCCATCTTGGAGAAACAACCGAACGACTTTCCGTCGGTGTTGAACCTGGCCAAGGCGCTGACCGAAGCAGGAGAATACGAGGAAGGGGAACGCTATTACCTGGAGGTGTTGAACAGCGAGCCGCGAAACAGCCGGGCGCTTTCGCTTTTTGGATGGCATCTCATGGGCTGCGGTCGGATGGAGGAAGCCGCGAAGTACTTCGAGCGTTGGGTGCAACTCAAGCCGGACGAGCCCGAAAGCCACCTCGCATTGGCGCTCGCGCTGACCTGCTTGACGCGTTACGAGGCGGCGGCCGATCAATACCGGCGGGCGAATATGCTCAAGATTGGAAAGGAGGACACGTTTGCGCGGTTCTTGTGGAATCTTGCGGAAGCGCTGATGAGGCAGCAAAGATACATGGCGTCAGGCCGCGAGATCGCATTGACGAGTGTCCGCTCGGTCAGCGCCCTGGCCGACGTTTTGGATACCAAGCAAATGTCCTCGGAAGCGGCGGCCGCCCGCGCCTTCGATGCCGTCCTGTTGAGAAGGGCCGTCGCTTCGGCGCAAGCCGGTCATTTTGCGAACGGCCTCGATTACGTGCGCCTGGGTCTCGCTGATGAGGAAAACAAGACAAAGGCCGGGATCATCGAGGAAATAAAGAAGAACGTCGCCGCCAAACCGGAGGACATCAACGTTCGGCATCTCCTGGCGATTGTGCTCGTGGATATCGGCGAGCGGTCCGCCGCCAAGGAACACTGGCAGCAGATCATCAAGGTCCAACCCAGATTCGTATTGGCGTACATTGCTTTGGCCGTCGAATCGATGTACGAAAATGACTTTGCGCAAGCCCGGGGCAACTTGGAAGCGGGGCTTCAACACGAGCCGGATTCTCCCTGGCTGTCCAACGCCCTCGCATGGGTCCTGGCGACGTGTCCCGAAGACGAACATCGGGACGCGGCAGCGGCGCTGCGCTGGGCCCAAAAAGCCTGCCAGGCGACCGGCAATAAGAACCCCGTATTCCTTGATACGCTGGCGGCGGCTCACGCGGCGACGGGCAACTTTTCCGAGGCGGTCCGCGTGGAGGGAGAAGCGATCCGGTTCTCCACCGAGATCGGCCAGACCATCTCCATTCCCGTGTACCGCGAGCGCCTGGAGCTTTACGAGAACAAAAAGCCTTACGTTCAACGGGGCAAGCGGGAGCTGAACCTGGAAAAATAGGGATCAGGCGCTCGAAAGCCGGCCCGCCTGTTTTCGGGTCGGCTGGAGAATGGGCAATTCATAGGCCGCCGGATTGAGGCGCTTCAGCACGCTGTTGACGCGGCCGGGTTCCTGCCTGCGAATGTGCGTTTCAAACTCGTCGCGGTATTTCTCAACGATGGTCCGGACCGGAAAGGCCGCGCCGTCCGGTAGACCGCAGATGGACAGGCCGCCCATCATGCCCATGTTCTTCGAGATCTCGAGGAGCAGGTCGAGGTCCCCGAGGCGGCCGGCGCCCAGTGCGATCCGCAGGGCGATTTTGTACATCCAGTTCGTGCCTTCGCGGCATTGCGTGCACTGACCGCAGCTTTCGTGGGAGTAGAATCGCGTCACATTCGCGAGAACCTGCCGGATGTCAGCGTCGTGAGGGATGACGATCGCGCCGGCCGTCCCGAGGCCCAGAAGACCGTATTTTCGCACGTCGTCGAAGTCGAGCTTACAGTCAAGCTCGGCCTCGGTGAGAATCCCCATCGAAAGGCCGCCCGGAATACACCCCTTGATCTTCTTGCCGTCCACCATCCCTTGGCCGAAATCGTCGCCGAAGATGAGGTCGCGACAGGAGAGTCCGAGGGGGGCTTCAAAGCACCCGGGACGCTTGACCGGTCCGCTCAGCGTGTAGAGCTTCGGACCGGCCGAGCCTTCCGTTCCGATGGACTTAAACCACTCCGCTCCGCGATTCACGATGTGGGGGACGCAGCACAGCGTCTCGACATTGTTCACAACGGTGGGCTTGCGGAAAAGCCCTTCTATCGCGGGAAAGGGCGGCTTGATCCGCGGCCAGCCCCGCTTGCCTTCGAGGCTTTCGATCAGACCGGTCTCCTCGCCGCAGACATACGCCCCCGCACCGCGGTGGATGTAGCACTCTACGCTGTAAGCGCTGCCGAAGACCTTTTTTCCGAAGAGTCCCGCGGCATAAGCCTCGTCGAGCGCCTTTTGTAGAATATGAAATTGTTCGTGAAACTCGCCGCGCATGTAGATATACGCCACAGTGGTCTTGGTGGCATAGGAGGCAATCAGTGTTCCCTCGAGGAGTTGGTGCGGGTCCTCCTCCATCAGCACGCGGTTGCTGAACGTACCCGGCTCGGATTCATCCGCGTTGACGCACAGATAAGTCACCTTTCGATCCGGGGGAAGGAACGACCACTTCATGCCCGCGGGAAAGCCGGCCCCGCCGCGGCCCCGCAGGTTCGCTGCTTTGACGCATTCGATCGTCTGTTCCGGCGTCCACTCCTGGATGACCTTTTGCGCCGCCGCGTAGCCGCCGCGCGAGCGATAGGTCTCGAGCGTGCGGCTATTGGGCACGCCGACATTCTTCATAAGGATGGGTTCGTACTTGGGCATATTGAGATAGAGCCTATCTTTCCATTAGGACCTATTCTCTCTCCTCACGCATCCGGAACGATCGCCTGGAAGTAAAGCAGGGCCCACGCCGTGCAGCCGAGTGTAAACCACGTTCGCCAGCCGCCGCGTGTCTGACCGGCGATAACCGCCAACCAGATCGGGATGAAGTCCAGCGCAAAGCGGTTGTAGCCGTGCTGGAGGTATCCCGTCGAGTGGTAGCATAAGAGACCCAGCATGACCGGCAAAGTCGCCAGTATGAGCAGCCGCCGCGGGCCGTCGCGGAACCAGGAGGGGGCCGCCAGAAAGACGAATAGCAACAAGGGCGACGTGATCCAGAGACTGGTGCCCATCTGGTTAGTCTCCGTGATCTTCAGCGAGGTCAACGTGGGCTCGATGTCCAGTTGCGGCGGTTCGATGTGCATGTAATACGCATTTTCAGGAATGAAGTGGGCTGAAAAAAGGCCGTGCGCCTGGAACCGCTCTTCGATGCCATCACCCTCGCGGCCGACGTAAATATATTGATACCCGGAGTCCCAGGGCTTCCCAAACTTGAGGTAATTCAGCGTCAGCAGCGGCGCGACCATCACCGCCAGACCTGCCAGGCAAAGCATCAGCCGCTTTTTTTGCCACGCCACTGCTATCAGCGGCAGGGCGTAGAGAATCGTCATCTGCCGCGTCCAGACCGCGATCGTCAGGCCGATCAAGGACGGCCAGATCCGCCGCCGGCCGAGCATGTCCGCGGCGAAGATGAGCAGCCCGACTTGCGAGAGCACATGATTCGTCTGGCCGAGATTCCCCGACCCCGCGAAATACAGGTTGGGCAGCAGGGCGGTTCCGCCCATATAGGCGAGGGTCAGGAGTCCCGCCCACGCGCTGTCGCCGGTCTGTCGTCGGAAAACGATGAAGGAAATAATCGGAACGGGCCAGAAAACCAGGAGAACGTACGGCAAGGCCAGCCACATATCCGTGCGGTCGATGAGGTAGCGATGCAGCGGGGCCAGGGCGACCGTCAGAAATCCCATGAGCGGTGGAAAAACGTTGTATACTTTTTCGTTTACGAGCGCCGTGTCGTGCATGCGCTCGCGCAGGAGATCGGGACGCTCCTGGGGAATATCAAGCCGGCCATTCAACCAGGATTCCCCTTCTGCCACGCCGGAATTCGCGGACGCCTGGACTTTCCATTGGGACAGGCGGATCTTCGGTCCAAGGGCCAGTTGCAGTCCGGCGAGCGTGAGGAGAAAGCACGCCCACGCGTACCAGCGAGGTTCACGGGAAATCGCGGATGGGGGAGGGGGACTCTCGGATTGATCCATTGCGTCGACGAGTTGCGGCAAGGTTTGGGAGTCCAACGTCATGCTTCTTTCATCTCGCGGACGTCGGAAGTCTTGCCGATCGAGTGGGTCTCCGCACTCCCCTTGACCTCACCCGCCGCGGAGGCGGTGTTGGTGTCTGGTCGATCAAACAGGGTTGAGCGGGGGACGGCGATTTCGGCGTTTTTTGAGTCCTTGAGCAGCTTGGGCACGGCGTCGACCTTGACGCACTTGTGCAGCTTCTCGTTGACTAAGAGGCACGGGGCATGATCGCACGCCGCCAGACACTCCTCCGTGATTAGGCTGTACTGACCGTCGGTCGTGGTGCCGTGTTCGTCGATCTGGAGTTCGCTTTTCAAGGCGTCGAGGACGGCGTCGGCGCCCATCACCTGGCAGGAGAGGCTGCGACATAGGACGATGACCTTCTTGCCCTTGGGGTGGTCCCAGAAATGGGTGTAGAAGCTCAGCGTGTCGATCACCTGGCTCGGCGGCAGCTCCAGCACCTCGGCGACCTCTATCATCGCCTGATAGCTGACGTGGCCCAGCGCATCCTGCACAACGTGCAGCGCCGGCAGCAGCGCCGCCCGCTTCGTCTCGTACCGCGGAAAGAACGACCGGATCTTCTCCCGCACCGCCTCGGAGAGAACGGCGGGGGCATGGTCGTCGACAACGGGGGTTCGGCGATCGATTGCCTGCCAAGCCATGGCAGAGAGTGTAACTTACCCGCGCGTGGCTGGGTAGGTTCGCCTCCCCTCGGACCACACCGGAGTTCTCGGCGATGCCGGAGGCTTAGCGTTCACCTGCCATTTTTTCGACTTCCTGTATCAGCCGCCGCGCGATCACCCGCTTGTCCGCCACGGGCCAGGCCTGCCATTTCTCCCCGCGCACCAGAAACTCCATGCGGGCATGATCGGCGCCGATCGATGAAGGGCGGTTCAGGACGATGGCATCGCAGGCCTTCCGGCGAAGCTTCTCCTCGGCATGGCGTCGGGCGGCGTGGTCTTCCAACGCGAAGGCGACGGTGATTCGGCGGCCTTTTCGGCGGCCCAGCGTCGCCGCAATATCGATCGTGGGGACAAGGGTCAGAGACATCCCCACCTGGCGCTTCGGCATTTTGAGACGCGATCGCTTTTGCGGCCGATAGTCGCAGACCGCAGCCGTAAAGACCGCGACATCGGACTTCGCAAAGGCCTTTTTCGCGGCGGCCGCCATCTCCCCGGTGGTTTCGACGTGAACGGTGCGAATGCCGGCCGGGGCCGCGATGGCGACCGGGCCGCTCACCAGCGTCACTTCGTGTCCCGCCGCGCGGGCTGCGGTAGCAAGGGCATAGCCCATTTTGCCGGAGGAGGGGTTCGAAATGAACCGAACGGAATCGAGGTACTCGCGCGTCGGCCCCGCGGTGATCAGGATGCGCAGGCGTTTAGCGGTTCGGCGCGGCATTTTTGGGGGGGCTGGCTTTCAACAACTCGATCGTGCGGGCAAGAATCTCATCCGGCTCGGCCATGCGACCGGACCCGATGGTTCGACAGGCGAGCCAGCCTTCGCCGGGAGGGACGATCCGATAGCCCCGGGCCGCCAGGGATTTCACATTGTCCTGTACGATCGCGTTTTCCCACATCCGCGTGTTCATCGCCGGCGCCAGCAGTACCGGACAGGCCGCCGACATGACCATCGTCGAAACGAGGTCGTCCGCCAGGCCGTGAGCGATCTTGCCGATGATGTTGGCCGTGGCCGGGGCGATGACCATTACGTCGGCCCCCTCGGTCAGGCGGATGTGCTGTGGGTCGAAGTAAGCGGTCGATTCCCAGGGGCTGGTAAAGACCTGCCGCGCGGTCAGGGCCTCGAACGTCAGCGGGCCGACGAAGTGCTTCGCCGCGGCGGTCATCGCGACCGTCACGCCCGCGCCGCGCTGCACAAGCGCGGAGACCAGGGCCGCCGTCTTGTACGCGGCAATGCCCCCGCAGACTCCGACGACGACCTCGCAGCCGGTCAGTTCATCGGTTCGCGGGGAACTCGCGGAGGTGTCAGGATTTCTTGGCCCGCTCACTGTCGGCCTTCTCATCGCCCACGGCGATCTTGCCTTCCATGATCTCGCGGACGACGATTTCCATGGGCGTCATTTTGCCGGTCGCGATCATCGGCCGGGCGCCGAACATCAGCTCCTTCCAGCGCTTCTGGATGAGCGCGGTGAGCTTGAACCGCCCGCCGACTTTGTTGATCAGGTCCTCATTCTTCAGGTCGTGAATCATCGTTTTCAAATCTCCGTCACACGTTCTTGACCAGCTTTGCGTATATCTTATCCACAGTTTCGTTTAAGTCATCATTGATGATGAAATCGTCATAACAGCCGGATTCCATGGCATAGCGGATCTCGCCGTCGGCCTGGGACAGCCGCTCACGGATCGCCGTCGCATCGTCGGTCCGCCGGCCCTCAATCCGGCGGCGCTGTTCGTCCGACGTCGGCGGCAGGAGAAAAAAGGTCCTGGCATCGGGCATCTTTCGCCGCACCTGGATGCAGCCTTTTATGTCGATCTCCAGGACAATCACGCGGCCTTGGGCAATCGCGGTCTCGACCTCCGCCAACGGCGTGCCGTACCAATGACCATAGACCTCCGCCGATTCCAACAGGCCGCCGCTGTCTTTGAGCTTCGCGAACTCCTCCGGGCTGATGTAATGATAGTCGCGGGCATGTTCTTCGTTGATCCGCCGCTTTCGCGTCGTGACCGACACGCTGAACTCCGCGGGCACTTTTTCGCAGAGCCGCCGGCAGACCGTGGACTTGCCCACCCCGCTGGGTCCGCTGACCACCACCACTTGTCCGCGCTTTTTCGATGTCTCCACAGGCGTCCTTGCTATTACCAATGCTACTCGACGTTTTGCACTTGTTCCTTGATGCGGTCGATGGCCGCCTTGATCTCCACCACGTGCCGCGCCAATTGGGCGTCGTTGGCCTTGCTGCCGATCGTATTGGCCTCGCGAAGCATCTCCTGCGTCAGAAAATCCAGCTTGCGTCCCGCTTCCTCGGATGAGCCGCATAGCTCTCCGAATTGGTCCAGATGGCTGGCCAGCCGGGAGACTTCCTCGTTGACGTCGCACCGGTCGGCGAAGATGGCCACTTCGCGCGCCAGGGCGTCCTGGTCCAATTCGACGCTGGCCGCGGCGACCAGTTGTTGAACGCGGGTCTTGAGTCGCCTGTGATATTCCTCTACGACCTGCGGCGCTCGCCGGGCCACTTCCTCAAGCCCCGACCGGATCGCCGCGCACTGCTGTTCCAGGTCCTTTTGCAGGGCGGCGCCCTCCGCACGGCGCATGACGATCACACGTTCCACCGCCTCGCGGGTCATTTTTTCAACGATGCGATACTGCGCGTCGAGCACCGCCGGATCGATATCCGCCGGCTCACAGACGCCGGGCACCTCCAGCAGGCCCGCCACGTCGATCTGGATCCCGCTCTGCCCCGCCGTGATCTCGCGCAATTTGTCCACGTAATGCCTGACCGCCGCCGTGTTGATCTGATAGGCCGACGGCGCGTTCTCGTCCTTGACGCGCAAATTGTACGTCACGCTGCCGCGGCCCAGCATCGAGCGAAGCAGCCGGTCGATGTCTCCTTCGAAGCGTTGAAAAGTCTCGGGCAGCTTGATCGTCGCCTTGAAGTAACGGTTGTTGAGACTCCGCACCTCGGCGCGGAAGGCCACCCCGTCGGCTCGCGCCTCCGCCGCTCCAAAACCCGTCATGCTCAAGATCATTCAGACGGCTCCGCCCAGTGCTACTTTCCCGCGGGAGCGCTCGTCGGAGTCGTGGAGTCATCCGACGGGATCAATACCGGCTTCACGATGGTGGTGGAGCTGTTTTCGGTCTTCTCCGCCGGCGCTGGAGCCACCGGAGTGGCGGTCGCAGGACCGACCGGTCCCGGCGCGCCGGGAGGCGGCGGACTCGAAGGGCCGGGGGGCGCCGTGGCGACCGGGGGCGAGGCGCCGGACTTGGCCGGCTCAAACACATAGTTTCCCATGATGGAGAGCAGCAGGAACAACGCCGTCAGGCTGACGGTCACCCAGGTAAGGAAGTCGCCGGTTTTGGTACCGAAGGCCGTATGTCCGCCGACGCCGCCAAAGGCCCCGCTGAGACCGGCCCCGCGATTCTTTTGAAGCAGAACCAGTCCGATGAGCAACAGCGACACCGCCACGAAGGCGATGGTCAACAGGATTCTTCCGAAGGAAGCAACCACAAGAATCGTCATGAGAATCTACCCAGTCCTTTTGCCCTGATGCAGGCGTCAATGATGGCGGCGAAATCGGTCGCCTTGAGGCTGGCGCCCCCAACGAGGGCCCCATCCACATTGGGGCACTTCATTAACGCCGCCGCGTTATCCGGTTTGACACTCCCCCCGTATTGTATACGAATTTCCTCGGCCACGCCCCTGC
This window harbors:
- the nuoF gene encoding NADH-quinone oxidoreductase subunit NuoF, which gives rise to MPKYEPILMKNVGVPNSRTLETYRSRGGYAAAQKVIQEWTPEQTIECVKAANLRGRGGAGFPAGMKWSFLPPDRKVTYLCVNADESEPGTFSNRVLMEEDPHQLLEGTLIASYATKTTVAYIYMRGEFHEQFHILQKALDEAYAAGLFGKKVFGSAYSVECYIHRGAGAYVCGEETGLIESLEGKRGWPRIKPPFPAIEGLFRKPTVVNNVETLCCVPHIVNRGAEWFKSIGTEGSAGPKLYTLSGPVKRPGCFEAPLGLSCRDLIFGDDFGQGMVDGKKIKGCIPGGLSMGILTEAELDCKLDFDDVRKYGLLGLGTAGAIVIPHDADIRQVLANVTRFYSHESCGQCTQCREGTNWMYKIALRIALGAGRLGDLDLLLEISKNMGMMGGLSICGLPDGAAFPVRTIVEKYRDEFETHIRRQEPGRVNSVLKRLNPAAYELPILQPTRKQAGRLSSA
- a CDS encoding NAD(P)H-dependent oxidoreductase subunit E, with the protein product MAWQAIDRRTPVVDDHAPAVLSEAVREKIRSFFPRYETKRAALLPALHVVQDALGHVSYQAMIEVAEVLELPPSQVIDTLSFYTHFWDHPKGKKVIVLCRSLSCQVMGADAVLDALKSELQIDEHGTTTDGQYSLITEECLAACDHAPCLLVNEKLHKCVKVDAVPKLLKDSKNAEIAVPRSTLFDRPDTNTASAAGEVKGSAETHSIGKTSDVREMKEA
- a CDS encoding phosphopantothenoylcysteine decarboxylase — protein: MPRRTAKRLRILITAGPTREYLDSVRFISNPSSGKMGYALATAARAAGHEVTLVSGPVAIAAPAGIRTVHVETTGEMAAAAKKAFAKSDVAVFTAAVCDYRPQKRSRLKMPKRQVGMSLTLVPTIDIAATLGRRKGRRITVAFALEDHAARRHAEEKLRRKACDAIVLNRPSSIGADHARMEFLVRGEKWQAWPVADKRVIARRLIQEVEKMAGER
- a CDS encoding flavoprotein — translated: MSGPRNPDTSASSPRTDELTGCEVVVGVCGGIAAYKTAALVSALVQRGAGVTVAMTAAAKHFVGPLTFEALTARQVFTSPWESTAYFDPQHIRLTEGADVMVIAPATANIIGKIAHGLADDLVSTMVMSAACPVLLAPAMNTRMWENAIVQDNVKSLAARGYRIVPPGEGWLACRTIGSGRMAEPDEILARTIELLKASPPKNAAPNR
- a CDS encoding DNA-directed RNA polymerase subunit omega; protein product: MIHDLKNEDLINKVGGRFKLTALIQKRWKELMFGARPMIATGKMTPMEIVVREIMEGKIAVGDEKADSERAKKS
- the gmk gene encoding guanylate kinase, encoding METSKKRGQVVVVSGPSGVGKSTVCRRLCEKVPAEFSVSVTTRKRRINEEHARDYHYISPEEFAKLKDSGGLLESAEVYGHWYGTPLAEVETAIAQGRVIVLEIDIKGCIQVRRKMPDARTFFLLPPTSDEQRRRIEGRRTDDATAIRERLSQADGEIRYAMESGCYDDFIINDDLNETVDKIYAKLVKNV
- a CDS encoding YicC/YloC family endoribonuclease; translation: MILSMTGFGAAEARADGVAFRAEVRSLNNRYFKATIKLPETFQRFEGDIDRLLRSMLGRGSVTYNLRVKDENAPSAYQINTAAVRHYVDKLREITAGQSGIQIDVAGLLEVPGVCEPADIDPAVLDAQYRIVEKMTREAVERVIVMRRAEGAALQKDLEQQCAAIRSGLEEVARRAPQVVEEYHRRLKTRVQQLVAAASVELDQDALAREVAIFADRCDVNEEVSRLASHLDQFGELCGSSEEAGRKLDFLTQEMLREANTIGSKANDAQLARHVVEIKAAIDRIKEQVQNVE
- the secG gene encoding preprotein translocase subunit SecG; its protein translation is MTILVVASFGRILLTIAFVAVSLLLIGLVLLQKNRGAGLSGAFGGVGGHTAFGTKTGDFLTWVTVSLTALFLLLSIMGNYVFEPAKSGASPPVATAPPGPSSPPPPGAPGPVGPATATPVAPAPAEKTENSSTTIVKPVLIPSDDSTTPTSAPAGK